GGGTAGATACTGGATtacaggggggcagggaggaagaGAAACCAGATTGGGGGGGATGGGTGCCAAtacaaatgttggctcagggtgccactgtcccttgagccagccctgaagATAAGGATTGGCCAATTATATGGTCATAGGCTACTGATGATTGTTTAACTGGCTTTGACTATTGGCCTCTGACTTTATGGGTCTTTCCCAGGAAACAGCTGACTAATTCCCTAACTGGTGTCTCTTTTCCTTTGTCTGTAGGTTGCTGCCACTGTGCAGTCCTGCGTTGCTGCTTCTTCCTGTACTGTCTGGGTTTTGGCCTTGGAGCTGAAGGAGAGGCCTGCAGTTGCAGCTTAGCAGTAGATTTCAGAGAATTTCTGGCTGCTCAGGCCCCTCGCATGTGCTGCTTAAACTTCACCGGCTCTTCCATTGGCACATTGGACTGGAGCATCTTCAGCACGGTGACAGGACTGAAGGAGATCGATCTTTCTGACAGCAATATCTCCAGCATCATTAATGTTGCAGGGCATTATAGCTCGCTAGAGGTGCTTCATCTAGATGGCAATCTGCTGACGGAGCTTCCAGCTGGCTTTCTGGGAGATGTTCCTGCTCTAAAAGTCATTCATTTGGAGAATAATCAGCTGAAGGAACTTCCTGAAAGCTTCCTGCAGGCATCCGACCAGATTCAAGAGATTTATCTGGATTTCAATAACATCACGACACTTCCGTCTACCATCTTCAAGCCCTCCCTTATCAGACTTGGGGTTTCCAACAACAGCTTGGACTGTACCTGCTCCTTGTACAACAGTCTAAAAATCTATTTTGCTGATAACCAAAGCAGTGAGGTGCTCAGCACCCTGACATGTGCTGGCCCGGACAATGTACGTGGCATGAACATTCGGCACATCCAGCGACATGACCTCTGCCAGTCCCACCGCTTCACAGCACTATTTATCTGCCTCCCTATTTTGGCAGCTTTAGGCGTGGCCTGCTGGTGCTGCTGCTGTCGCCGGAAGAAAAAGAACAACTTTGCAATTAGCAGGCAGGAGTGCCACCTGGCCACAGTGGAGAGAAATGGGACCCGGACTCTGATAGATCATCATCAATACATCTCATGCAAGCTGCCTGTCCCTGCTGAGAATGAGAAAAACCTGGGCTTGATGAAACCCTCCACAGCTCTCCTGGGAAGCAGCAGGGACCTCTATGAAGAGGTAGAAGTCAAACTAGGGGCTTCTGTGGACTCCTTGCTTGCCAAGGAGGGAGACCTTGGCAAGAAGGTGGCCAGAGAGAAGATAGCAATGGAAGAGGAAGTAGCAGCGGGAAGCGAGGCAGAAGCTGAAACCGTGAGTGTTACGGAGGTTCTGAAGGACTCTACAGATCGAGAAAAGCTCTACATGAACCAAGCAACAGATTATTACAACCTGGTTCCAGGAATTGAGTTAGATGACTCAGACCACTGTGAGTATGAGAGTATTGACCTTCACTAGGACTATTTTACCCCAGCACAGCCTCTAACACGCTGGAGCATGACAGAATGTGACTGCAGGTGACTGAGCACGTTGGAGCCACAGCCAAAGAAGAAATGTATGTTATCAAGGACTCATGAACGCTCAACCAAACAGCTTGCTGGTTAGACCAAAAGGTCCATGTCCTCTCATGCTGTGTACTAAAGTACTTGCCTCTCCATCGCCTTCCCTTTCCAGCTGTGTATTGGAGGCCTGAGGGGCCCATTGTAGCACTGTCCGAG
This is a stretch of genomic DNA from Microcaecilia unicolor chromosome 6, aMicUni1.1, whole genome shotgun sequence. It encodes these proteins:
- the LOC115471977 gene encoding uncharacterized protein LOC115471977; translated protein: MKLALLRKRMVRKSSAAAQGCCHCAVLRCCFFLYCLGFGLGAEGEACSCSLAVDFREFLAAQAPRMCCLNFTGSSIGTLDWSIFSTVTGLKEIDLSDSNISSIINVAGHYSSLEVLHLDGNLLTELPAGFLGDVPALKVIHLENNQLKELPESFLQASDQIQEIYLDFNNITTLPSTIFKPSLIRLGVSNNSLDCTCSLYNSLKIYFADNQSSEVLSTLTCAGPDNVRGMNIRHIQRHDLCQSHRFTALFICLPILAALGVACWCCCCRRKKKNNFAISRQECHLATVERNGTRTLIDHHQYISCKLPVPAENEKNLGLMKPSTALLGSSRDLYEEVEVKLGASVDSLLAKEGDLGKKVAREKIAMEEEVAAGSEAEAETVSVTEVLKDSTDREKLYMNQATDYYNLVPGIELDDSDHCEYESIDLH